The Globicephala melas chromosome 13, mGloMel1.2, whole genome shotgun sequence genome includes a region encoding these proteins:
- the CABYR gene encoding calcium-binding tyrosine phosphorylation-regulated protein isoform X1, which yields MISARPRLVVPYGLKTLLEGVSRAILKTNPPNITQFAAVYFKELIVFREGNNSLDVKDLVKLFHQIKGEKWSEGMAQEKKPECVKEPERTSTVSQEPKRMEKSTDTEEDNITAPQFSNKTTQFPSVHAELFSEPEGAPEAARAPSKPTAPENATPASPPSPAAVSPELAYVPADPAQFAVQMLGNVSPVHSDHSEILMVDVATSMPVFPKEMLSSEAAEDDVVATPVHSGEMAAVQVLSETSVHVDLGPKPKHHKAEPPMASSFPLQDEQEPPAYSQAPQVPLQAAIEVTSTTHIASIDKDEPVIEGATNVEQILEQTVIPFSDHVACLKGNEQSPPLSPILVVGETASHGSEKSVGSANFVQLESAKYDSSVHVEADGSATTVSSEISVHIEVDIFALAPGSAGQEDSWENRASQETEVKPALSGEAAQVVRSAIAASEAGQPPPYSNMWTLYCLTDMSQQSRPSPPPAPGPFPQATLYLPNSKEPQFLQHPPKVASPTSGMMDSKTTSAPPFILVGSNVQEAQDWKPVPQSDALKRYTAVQVPIAVPADQKFQKHTPNPQNANPPTSGQDVPRPQSPVFLSVAFPVEDVAKKRSGFGDKGTPCGSYGIAGEITVTTANVRRAET from the exons ATGATTTCTGCAAGGCCCAGACTTGTCGTACCTTATGGCCTCAAGACTCTGCTTGAGGGAGTTAGCAGAGCCATACTCAAAACCAATCCACCAAACATCACCCAGTTTGCAGCAGTTTATTTCAAAGAACTTATTGTGTTTAGAGAAG gaAATAATTCTCTGGATGTAAAAGATCTTGTTAAACTATTTCATCAGATAAAAG GGGAGAAGTGGTCAGAAGGAATGGCACAAGAGAAGAAACCAGAATGTGTGAAAGAGCCAGAAAGAACATCTACAGTTTCCCAAGAACCTAAACGGATGGAAAAATCTACGGACACAGAGGAGGACAACATAACTGCACCGCAGTTTAGCAACAAAACCACGCAGTTCCCGTCGGTTCATGCTGAGCTGTTCTCAGAGCCTGAGGGCGCCCCTGAAGCAGCTCGTGCTCCTTCGAAACCGACCGCCCCTGAGAATGCCACCCCGGCCTCACCGCCGTCGCCAGCAGCTGTCTCACCCGAGCTGGCCTATGTCCCTGCTGACCCAGCTCAGTTTGCTGTTCAGATGTTAGGTAATGTTTCTCCGGTTCATTCGGATCACTCTGAAATTTTAATGGTGGACGTGGCAACAAGTATGCCCGTTTTTCCCAAGGAGATGCTGAGCTCAGAGGCTGCTGAAGATGATGTGGTGGCCACTCCTGTGCATTCTGGAGAGATGGCAGCAGTGCAGGTTCTGAGCGAGACATCTGTCCATGTAGATTTGGGTCCTAAACCTAAACACCATAAGGCTGAACCACCAATGGCTTCCTCATTCCCCTTGCAGGATGAACAAGAACCTCCTGCTTACAGTCAAGCTCCTCAGGTCCCTTTGCAGGCTGCTATTGAGGTGACATCCACCACGCACATAGCATCTATCGATAAAGATGAGCCTGTGATCGAAGGAGCTACTAATGTTGAGCAAATACTGGAACAAACGGTTATCCCCTTTTCTGATCATGTTGCTTGTCTTAAAGGAAATGAGCAGTCACCACCCCTTAGTCCCATACTTGTAGTAGGCGAGACAGCCTCACACGGGTCTGAAAAATCTGTGGGTTCTGCAAACTTTGTGCAGTTGGAGAGTGCAAAATATGACTCCTCAGTACATGTGGAGGCAGACGGCTCTGCCACAACAGTGAGCTCTGAAATATCTGTGCACATTGAAGTGGACATCTTTGCGCTCGCCCCTGGCAGTGCTGGGCAGGAGGACTCATGGGAAAACCGTGCGTCCCAGGAGACGGAGGTCAAACCCGCGCTCTCAGGGGAAGCCGCACAAGTAGTGCGCTCAG CAATAGCAGCAAGCGAAGCAGGACAACCACCACCATATTCTAACATGTGGACCCTTTATTGTCTAACTGACATGAGTCAACAAAGTCGCCCGTCACCACCACCTGCACCTGGGCCTTTCCCCCAAGCAACCCTCTATTTACCTAATTCTAAGGAGCCACAGTTTCTGCAGCACCCACCAAAAGTTGCTTCTCCAACTTCCGGGATGATGGACAGCAAGACGACCAGTGCCCCGCCTTTCATTTTAGTGGGCTCAAATgttcaggaagcacaggactGGAAGCCTGTTCCCCAGTCAGATGCCTTGAAGAGATACACTGCAGTGCAAGTCCCCATTGCTGTTCCTGCAGATCAGAAATTCCAGAAACACACCCCCAATCCCCAGAATGCTAATCCTCCTACAAGTGGACAAGATGTCCCCAGACCACAAAGtccagtttttctttctgttgctttCCCGGTAGAAGA
- the CABYR gene encoding calcium-binding tyrosine phosphorylation-regulated protein isoform X3 — translation MISARPRLVVPYGLKTLLEGVSRAILKTNPPNITQFAAVYFKELIVFREGNNSLDVKDLVKLFHQIKGEKWSEGMAQEKKPECVKEPERTSTVSQEPKRMEKSTDTEEDNITAPQFSNKTTQFPSVHAELFSEPEGAPEAARAPSKPTAPENATPASPPSPAAVSPELAYVPADPAQFAVQMLAIAASEAGQPPPYSNMWTLYCLTDMSQQSRPSPPPAPGPFPQATLYLPNSKEPQFLQHPPKVASPTSGMMDSKTTSAPPFILVGSNVQEAQDWKPVPQSDALKRYTAVQVPIAVPADQKFQKHTPNPQNANPPTSGQDVPRPQSPVFLSVAFPVEDVAKKRSGFGDKGTPCGSYGIAGEITVTTANVRRAET, via the exons ATGATTTCTGCAAGGCCCAGACTTGTCGTACCTTATGGCCTCAAGACTCTGCTTGAGGGAGTTAGCAGAGCCATACTCAAAACCAATCCACCAAACATCACCCAGTTTGCAGCAGTTTATTTCAAAGAACTTATTGTGTTTAGAGAAG gaAATAATTCTCTGGATGTAAAAGATCTTGTTAAACTATTTCATCAGATAAAAG GGGAGAAGTGGTCAGAAGGAATGGCACAAGAGAAGAAACCAGAATGTGTGAAAGAGCCAGAAAGAACATCTACAGTTTCCCAAGAACCTAAACGGATGGAAAAATCTACGGACACAGAGGAGGACAACATAACTGCACCGCAGTTTAGCAACAAAACCACGCAGTTCCCGTCGGTTCATGCTGAGCTGTTCTCAGAGCCTGAGGGCGCCCCTGAAGCAGCTCGTGCTCCTTCGAAACCGACCGCCCCTGAGAATGCCACCCCGGCCTCACCGCCGTCGCCAGCAGCTGTCTCACCCGAGCTGGCCTATGTCCCTGCTGACCCAGCTCAGTTTGCTGTTCAGATGTTAG CAATAGCAGCAAGCGAAGCAGGACAACCACCACCATATTCTAACATGTGGACCCTTTATTGTCTAACTGACATGAGTCAACAAAGTCGCCCGTCACCACCACCTGCACCTGGGCCTTTCCCCCAAGCAACCCTCTATTTACCTAATTCTAAGGAGCCACAGTTTCTGCAGCACCCACCAAAAGTTGCTTCTCCAACTTCCGGGATGATGGACAGCAAGACGACCAGTGCCCCGCCTTTCATTTTAGTGGGCTCAAATgttcaggaagcacaggactGGAAGCCTGTTCCCCAGTCAGATGCCTTGAAGAGATACACTGCAGTGCAAGTCCCCATTGCTGTTCCTGCAGATCAGAAATTCCAGAAACACACCCCCAATCCCCAGAATGCTAATCCTCCTACAAGTGGACAAGATGTCCCCAGACCACAAAGtccagtttttctttctgttgctttCCCGGTAGAAGA
- the CABYR gene encoding calcium-binding tyrosine phosphorylation-regulated protein isoform X2 translates to MISARPRLVVPYGLKTLLEGVSRAILKTNPPNITQFAAVYFKELIVFREGNNSLDVKDLVKLFHQIKGEKWSEGMAQEKKPECVKEPERTSTVSQEPKRMEKSTDTEEDNITAPQFSNKTTQFPSVHAELFSEPEGAPEAARAPSKPTAPENATPASPPSPAAVSPELAYVPADPAQFAVQMLGNVSPVHSDHSEILMVDVATSMPVFPKEMLSSEAAEDDVVATPVHSGEMAAVQVLSETSVHVDLGPKPKHHKAEPPMASSFPLQDEQEPPAYSQAPQVPLQAAIEVTSTTHIASIDKDEPVIEGATNVEQILEQTVIPFSDHVACLKGNEQSPPLSPILVVGETASHGSEKSVGSANFVQLESAKYDSSVHVEADGSATTVSSEISVHIEVDIFALAPGSAGQEDSWENRASQETEVKPALSGEAAQVVRSGASVRSSSGPQPPVPGLNEPEIEPE, encoded by the exons ATGATTTCTGCAAGGCCCAGACTTGTCGTACCTTATGGCCTCAAGACTCTGCTTGAGGGAGTTAGCAGAGCCATACTCAAAACCAATCCACCAAACATCACCCAGTTTGCAGCAGTTTATTTCAAAGAACTTATTGTGTTTAGAGAAG gaAATAATTCTCTGGATGTAAAAGATCTTGTTAAACTATTTCATCAGATAAAAG GGGAGAAGTGGTCAGAAGGAATGGCACAAGAGAAGAAACCAGAATGTGTGAAAGAGCCAGAAAGAACATCTACAGTTTCCCAAGAACCTAAACGGATGGAAAAATCTACGGACACAGAGGAGGACAACATAACTGCACCGCAGTTTAGCAACAAAACCACGCAGTTCCCGTCGGTTCATGCTGAGCTGTTCTCAGAGCCTGAGGGCGCCCCTGAAGCAGCTCGTGCTCCTTCGAAACCGACCGCCCCTGAGAATGCCACCCCGGCCTCACCGCCGTCGCCAGCAGCTGTCTCACCCGAGCTGGCCTATGTCCCTGCTGACCCAGCTCAGTTTGCTGTTCAGATGTTAGGTAATGTTTCTCCGGTTCATTCGGATCACTCTGAAATTTTAATGGTGGACGTGGCAACAAGTATGCCCGTTTTTCCCAAGGAGATGCTGAGCTCAGAGGCTGCTGAAGATGATGTGGTGGCCACTCCTGTGCATTCTGGAGAGATGGCAGCAGTGCAGGTTCTGAGCGAGACATCTGTCCATGTAGATTTGGGTCCTAAACCTAAACACCATAAGGCTGAACCACCAATGGCTTCCTCATTCCCCTTGCAGGATGAACAAGAACCTCCTGCTTACAGTCAAGCTCCTCAGGTCCCTTTGCAGGCTGCTATTGAGGTGACATCCACCACGCACATAGCATCTATCGATAAAGATGAGCCTGTGATCGAAGGAGCTACTAATGTTGAGCAAATACTGGAACAAACGGTTATCCCCTTTTCTGATCATGTTGCTTGTCTTAAAGGAAATGAGCAGTCACCACCCCTTAGTCCCATACTTGTAGTAGGCGAGACAGCCTCACACGGGTCTGAAAAATCTGTGGGTTCTGCAAACTTTGTGCAGTTGGAGAGTGCAAAATATGACTCCTCAGTACATGTGGAGGCAGACGGCTCTGCCACAACAGTGAGCTCTGAAATATCTGTGCACATTGAAGTGGACATCTTTGCGCTCGCCCCTGGCAGTGCTGGGCAGGAGGACTCATGGGAAAACCGTGCGTCCCAGGAGACGGAGGTCAAACCCGCGCTCTCAGGGGAAGCCGCACAAGTAGTGCGCTCAGGTGCGTCCGTAAGATCATCTAGTGGCCCCCAACCTCCTGTTCCAGGTCTTAATGAACCAGAAATCGAACCAGAATGA